The sequence below is a genomic window from Methyloterricola oryzae.
CTTCGTGGAGTTGGAAGAGGGCGTGGAAGGCTTGGTGCATGTGTCCGAGATGGACTGGACCAACAAGAACGTCAATCCGAGCAAAGTGGTCCAGTTGGGCGACGAAGTGGAGGTCATGGTCCTGGATATCGACGAGGACCGCCGCCGCATTTCTCTCGGCATGAAGCAGTGCAGGCAGAACCCGTGGGAAGAGTTCGCCTCCACCCACAAGAAGGGCGACAAGATTGCCGGCAGCATCAAGTCAATCACCGATTTCGGTATCTTTATCGGCCTGGATGGCGGTATCGATGGTTTGGTGCACCTGTCCGACATATCCTGGAGCACCACCGGCGAAGACGCGATCCGCAACTACAAGAAGGGTGACGAGGTGGAAACCGTAATTCTGGCCATCGATCCGGAGCGCGAGCGCATCTCCCTCGGCATCAAGCAGTTGGAGCAGGACCCGTTCCAGAACTGGCTGGCCGCCAACGACAAGGGCGCCATCGTCAAGGGCGTGGTCAAGGAAGTGGACGCCAAGGGCGCCGTCATCACCCTGGCCGACAGCGTGGAAGGCTATCTGCGCGCCTCGGAGATCCAGCGCGACCGTTTGGAAGATGCGCGTACCTCGCTGAGCGTGGGCGATGAGGTCGAAGCCAAGTTCATCGGCGTCGACAAGAAGACCAAGAGCATCAGCCTGTCCATCAAGGCCAAGGATCAGGAGGAAGAGGCCGCGGCCATCAAGGACTACACCTCGCAGCAAGCGGGAACGCCGACCTTGGGCGACATTTTCAAGGAACAGATGGAAAAATAAGATTGAACCATTTTTAGGGGGCAGCAATGCCCCCTCATTGTGTGGAAGCAACGGTGACTAAATCAGAACTTATCGAATTACTGGCCAGGAAGAACGCACATTTGTCGGCGGACGACGTTGAGTCAGCCGTGAAATCGATGATCGAGCACATGAGCCAATCCCTGTCCAGCGGCGAGCGCATCGAAATTCGCGGATTCGGCAGTTTCTCCCTGCATTACCGGCCCCCTCGGGTGGGACGCAATCCTAAAACCGGCGACTCCGTGGAGCTAACCTCCAAGTACGTGCCGCATTTCAAGCCCGGCAAAGAACTTCGTGACCGGGTCAATGCAGCGCGTGCGGCGGAAGACGGCGAAATTTCCTGAAAACGGACAATTTGCGGGCGACGATGATCAAGGCGATTTACGCATTGGTATTTGCGGTCATTTTCCTGATCGCCCTGGCATTTTCCATGAAGAATCTGCAACCGGTGAGCATCAATCTGTTCATCGGAAAAATCAGCATGCCCCTGGCGCTTGCGCTGACCATAGAACTCCTCGCCGGCGTGGCCATCGGTGCTGCTGTCCAGATCATACGGGTTCTCCGCCTCAAGGCCGAGAATAGCCGCCTGAGAAAACAGCTGGCGCTGGCTGAGCACGAGCTCGAAGAACTGCATTCCAACGCTTCCAAAGACGCTTGATGCAGGACTGGCTGTTCCTACTCCTGCCCGTCGCAGCGGCTTCCGGGTGGTTTGCCGCTAAAAACCATTACATCCAGAAAGGCCGGGGCGACCCAGGCCAAGAATTCCGCCAGGCATACTGCCGTGGCCTCAATTACCTGCTGAGCGAGAAGACCGATAAGGCCATCGACACCTTCGCGAGTCTTCTGGAAAGTGACCGCGAAACCATCGAGACCCATATCGCGCTGGGTAACCTGTTCCGCCGCCGTGGCGATCTAGAGCGGGCCATCGAGATCCATGAAAACCTGATTCAAAAAGGGGTGCTGGATACCGAACAGAGGGCCCTGGCACAGTACGAATTGGGCTTGGACTACCTGCGTTCGGGACTTTTTGACCGCGCCGAAATCATTTTTGGCAACCTGATCGACCATCCCGGCCGAGGTCGGGCCGCACTGCAACAGTTGCTGGCCATCTTCCAGCACGAGAAGGAATGGCAGAAAGCGATCGAGTGCACCCGCAAATTGGCGAGGCTCGGCAAACTGCCGCATGGGGAGTCGGTCGCCCAATTTCTTTGCGAACTGGCCGAGGAAGCCCTGGCCGCCCATCGCAATGAAGAGGCCTTCCAGTGGCTCGAACAAGCGCGGGCCGAAGACACAGGATGTGTGCGCGCCAACCTGCTTCTGGCCCGCATGCGCATGCGCGACGGCCTCTACGAGGAGGCTCTGCTGGCGCTGAAGCAAGTTGAGGCGCAGGATCCGGCTTATATCCAGGAGATTCTGGAACCTCTGCAGATATGCTACGAACGCTTGAACAAATCACCCGCCGAACTCATGGGCTATCTGGGCT
It includes:
- a CDS encoding LapA family protein, whose protein sequence is MIKAIYALVFAVIFLIALAFSMKNLQPVSINLFIGKISMPLALALTIELLAGVAIGAAVQIIRVLRLKAENSRLRKQLALAEHELEELHSNASKDA
- the lapB gene encoding lipopolysaccharide assembly protein LapB, producing the protein MQDWLFLLLPVAAASGWFAAKNHYIQKGRGDPGQEFRQAYCRGLNYLLSEKTDKAIDTFASLLESDRETIETHIALGNLFRRRGDLERAIEIHENLIQKGVLDTEQRALAQYELGLDYLRSGLFDRAEIIFGNLIDHPGRGRAALQQLLAIFQHEKEWQKAIECTRKLARLGKLPHGESVAQFLCELAEEALAAHRNEEAFQWLEQARAEDTGCVRANLLLARMRMRDGLYEEALLALKQVEAQDPAYIQEILEPLQICYERLNKSPAELMGYLGYVYETYGLESAALALARQLRTERGNGRAIEHLQRVLEAHPSLKTLNAMTGLLLEEKNGAQREALIRLDRAIDRLCAGAVRYRCSHCGFSGNELHWRCPSCRHWVAMRPVTAGRSGSASGFQ
- a CDS encoding integration host factor subunit beta, whose amino-acid sequence is MTKSELIELLARKNAHLSADDVESAVKSMIEHMSQSLSSGERIEIRGFGSFSLHYRPPRVGRNPKTGDSVELTSKYVPHFKPGKELRDRVNAARAAEDGEIS